One segment of Castanea sativa cultivar Marrone di Chiusa Pesio chromosome 3, ASM4071231v1 DNA contains the following:
- the LOC142629321 gene encoding proteasome subunit beta type-5-B-like: protein MKLDFGGLGSTAQPPHFGSSSSSEFLDGFSATPSFELPPSTIDFDGFQKEAIQMVKPAKGTTTLAFIFKEGVMVAADSRASMGGYISMLHRNQSLHAWHYGWRSC from the exons ATGAAGCTTGATTTTGGTGGTCTTGGATCAACTGCACAACCACCGCACTTTGGGTCGAGCTCGAGCAGTGAATTTCTTGATGGGTTTTCAGCCACCCCATCCTTTGAGCTTCCTCCTAGTACTATCGAT TTTGATGGATTTCAGAAAGAGGCTATACAAATGGTGAAGCCAGCAAAGGGAACAACTACACTTGCATTCATATTCAAAGAGGGTGTTATGGTTGCTGCTGATTCTCGAGCTAGCATGGGCGGCTATATCT CCATGCTGCATCGAAATCAATCCTTACATGCTTGGCACTATGGCTGGAGGAGCTGCTGA
- the LOC142627444 gene encoding U-box domain-containing protein 6 isoform X1, with amino-acid sequence MDIIEVEENLFAASDAKLHGEMCKTLSAIYCKVLSIFPSLEAARPRSKSGIQALCSLHVALEKAKNVLQHCSECSKLYLAITGDSVLLKFEKARCALEDSLKRVDDIVPQSIGCQIKHIGRELEDTVFALNPLEKQVGDEIIALLQQGKKFNNSNDTNELECFHQAATKLGITSSRAALTERRALKKLIERARAEEDKRKESIVAYLLHLMRKYSKLFRSEIFDDNDSQGSTPCSPTVQGSVEDGGPGGNCHAFERHLSKHSSFNFKPNNKRSGQMIHPPEELRCPISLQLMYDPVIIASGQTYERICIEKWFSDGHSTCPKTQQKLSHLSLTPNYCVKGLIASWCEQNGVSVPDGPPESLDLNYWRLALSESESANSRSMDSVGSCKLKGVKVVPLEESIIIEETGITEEAEENETEDLSCKPEESELGVLDSYQNFLSVLNEGGDLRRKCKVVEQIRLLLKDDEEGRIFMGANGFVEALLQFLDSAVQEGNVMAQETGAMALFNLAVNNSRNKEMMLAAGVIPLLEKMISNPNSHGCATALYLNLSLLEEGKHIVGSGQAISFLTQVLRASPEPQCKLDALHALYNLSTLPSNVPSLLSAGIVGGLQSLLAASGDQTWTEKVIAVLINLASSQSGKNEMVSTPGLISGLASILDIGEPVEQEQAASCLLILCHGNEKCSQMVLQEGVIPALVSISVNGTSRGKDKSQKLLMLFREQRQRDQPPAEMQPAESSMNAMAGPDSKPLCKSISRRKMGKAFSFFWKSKNYSVYQC; translated from the exons ATGGACATTATAGAGGttgaagaaaatttatttgCAGCAAGTGATGCCAAG TTACATGGAGAAATGTGCAAGACACTCTCTGCAATTTATTGCAAAGTATTATCAATTTTCCCATCCTTGGAAGCAGCACGGCCTAGGAGCAAATCTGGAATTCAGGCATTATGTTCATTACATGTAGCGCTTGAGAAGGCCAAGAATGTTCTTCAACACTGCTCAGAATGCAGTAAACTTTACTTG GCTATAACTGGGGATTCTGTTCTTTTAAAGTTTGAGAAGGCAAGATGTGCACTTGAAGATAGTCTCAAGCGTGTTGACGATATTGTTCCGCAATCAATTGGTTGTCAG ATTAAGCATATTGGGAGGGAACTCGAGGATACTGTGTTCGCGCTCAATCCGTTAGAGAAGcaagttggtgatgaaattatTGCATTGCTCCAGCAGGGCAAAAAATTCAACAACAGTAATGACACTAATGAGCTAGAGTGTTTTCACCAGGCTGCTACAAAACTTGGCATAACCTCTTCTAGAGCAGCTCTTACAGAGAGAAGAGCTCTCAAGAAACTCATAGAAAGAGCTCGTGCAGAGGAAGATAAGAGGAAGGAATCAATTGTGGCTTATCTTTTACATCTCATGAGAAAGTACTCCAAATTATTTAGAAGTGAGATATTTGATGACAATGATTCACAGGGTTCCACACCTTGTTCTCCTACTGTTCAGGGTTCTGTTGAGGATGGTGGACCTGGTGGCAATTGTCATGCCTTTGAACGGCATCTGTCAAAACATAGCTCTTTTAATTTCAAGCCAAATAATAAAAGATCAGGGCAGATGATTCATCCGCCTGAAGAATTAAGGTGTCCAATATCGTTGCAACTTATGTATGATCCAGTCATCATTGCGTCCGGGCAAACATATGAAAGGATATGCATTGAGAAATGGTTCAGTGATGGGCATAGCACCTGCCCAAAGACTCAACAGAAACTCTCTCATCTCTCGTTGACTCCTAATTACTGTGTAAAGGGCCTAATTGCTTCTTGGTGTGAACAGAATGGAGTCTCTGTTCCTGATGGCCCCCCAGAGTCTCTTGACCTCAACTATTGGAGGCTGGCATTGTCTGAGTCTGAGTCTGCAAATTCAAGATCTATGGACAGTGTTGGTTCTTGCAAATTGAAGGGAGTTAAGGTTGTTCCTTTAGAAGAGAGCATTATCATAGAAGAGACTGGTATCACAGAGGAAGCTGAAGAAAATGAAACAGAAGATTTGTCTTGTAAACCAGAAGAGTCTGAGCTTGGTGTTTTGGACAGTTATCAGAATTTTCTGTCTGTCTTGAATGAGGGAGGAGATTTGAGGAGAAAGTGCAAAGTGGTGGAACAAATAAGGTTGTTGCTGAAGGATGACGAGGAGGGCAGGATTTTTATGGGGGCCAATGGCTTCGTGGAAGCTCTTTTGCAATTTCTAGACTCAGCTGTGCAGGAAGGGAATGTAATGGCTCAGGAAACTGGAGCCATGGCTCTGTTCAACCTAGCTGTCAACAATAGCAG AAATAAGGAAATGATGTTAGCAGCAGGAGTAATTCCATTGTTGGAGAAGATGATCTCCAATCCCAATTCCCATGGGTGTGCCACAGCACTCTATCTGAATTTATCCTTACTAGAAGAAGGCAAGCATATCGTTGGCTCAGGTCAAGCAATCTCTTTCTTAACGCAGGTCCTTCGAGCTAGTCCTGAACCCCAGTGCAAGCTTGATGCCCTTCATGCCCTCTATAATCTCTCTACCCTTCCTTCTAATGTTCCGAGCCTCCTTTCAGCTGGCATCGTCGGCGGTCTCCAATCGCTTCTTGCTGCCTCTGGTGATCAAACGTGGACAGAAAAAGTCATAGCTGTCCTTATAAATTTGGCTTCAAGCCAGTCAGGTAAGAATGAAATGGTATCAACACCTGGTCTTATTAGCGGACTGGCATCAATATTGGACATTGGTGAACCTGTTGAGCAGGAGCAGGCTGCCTCATGTCtcttaattttgtgtcatggaAATGAGAAATGCAGTCAAATGGTTCTACAAGAAGGGGTAATACCTGCATTGGTGTCAATCTCGGTGAATGGGACCTCGAGGGGGAAAGATAAATCTCAGAAACTCTTGATGCTGTTTCGGGAACAGCGACAACGAGACCAACCACCTGCTGAAATGCAGCCGGCTGAAAGTAGTATGAATGCCATGGCTGGTCCAGACTCAAAGCCACTATGTAAATCGATCTCTAGAAGGAAGATGGGGAAAGCTTTTAGCTTCTTCTGGAAAAGCAAGAACTACTCAGTTTATCAGTGTTAG
- the LOC142627444 gene encoding U-box domain-containing protein 6 isoform X2: MCKTLSAIYCKVLSIFPSLEAARPRSKSGIQALCSLHVALEKAKNVLQHCSECSKLYLAITGDSVLLKFEKARCALEDSLKRVDDIVPQSIGCQIKHIGRELEDTVFALNPLEKQVGDEIIALLQQGKKFNNSNDTNELECFHQAATKLGITSSRAALTERRALKKLIERARAEEDKRKESIVAYLLHLMRKYSKLFRSEIFDDNDSQGSTPCSPTVQGSVEDGGPGGNCHAFERHLSKHSSFNFKPNNKRSGQMIHPPEELRCPISLQLMYDPVIIASGQTYERICIEKWFSDGHSTCPKTQQKLSHLSLTPNYCVKGLIASWCEQNGVSVPDGPPESLDLNYWRLALSESESANSRSMDSVGSCKLKGVKVVPLEESIIIEETGITEEAEENETEDLSCKPEESELGVLDSYQNFLSVLNEGGDLRRKCKVVEQIRLLLKDDEEGRIFMGANGFVEALLQFLDSAVQEGNVMAQETGAMALFNLAVNNSRNKEMMLAAGVIPLLEKMISNPNSHGCATALYLNLSLLEEGKHIVGSGQAISFLTQVLRASPEPQCKLDALHALYNLSTLPSNVPSLLSAGIVGGLQSLLAASGDQTWTEKVIAVLINLASSQSGKNEMVSTPGLISGLASILDIGEPVEQEQAASCLLILCHGNEKCSQMVLQEGVIPALVSISVNGTSRGKDKSQKLLMLFREQRQRDQPPAEMQPAESSMNAMAGPDSKPLCKSISRRKMGKAFSFFWKSKNYSVYQC; the protein is encoded by the exons ATGTGCAAGACACTCTCTGCAATTTATTGCAAAGTATTATCAATTTTCCCATCCTTGGAAGCAGCACGGCCTAGGAGCAAATCTGGAATTCAGGCATTATGTTCATTACATGTAGCGCTTGAGAAGGCCAAGAATGTTCTTCAACACTGCTCAGAATGCAGTAAACTTTACTTG GCTATAACTGGGGATTCTGTTCTTTTAAAGTTTGAGAAGGCAAGATGTGCACTTGAAGATAGTCTCAAGCGTGTTGACGATATTGTTCCGCAATCAATTGGTTGTCAG ATTAAGCATATTGGGAGGGAACTCGAGGATACTGTGTTCGCGCTCAATCCGTTAGAGAAGcaagttggtgatgaaattatTGCATTGCTCCAGCAGGGCAAAAAATTCAACAACAGTAATGACACTAATGAGCTAGAGTGTTTTCACCAGGCTGCTACAAAACTTGGCATAACCTCTTCTAGAGCAGCTCTTACAGAGAGAAGAGCTCTCAAGAAACTCATAGAAAGAGCTCGTGCAGAGGAAGATAAGAGGAAGGAATCAATTGTGGCTTATCTTTTACATCTCATGAGAAAGTACTCCAAATTATTTAGAAGTGAGATATTTGATGACAATGATTCACAGGGTTCCACACCTTGTTCTCCTACTGTTCAGGGTTCTGTTGAGGATGGTGGACCTGGTGGCAATTGTCATGCCTTTGAACGGCATCTGTCAAAACATAGCTCTTTTAATTTCAAGCCAAATAATAAAAGATCAGGGCAGATGATTCATCCGCCTGAAGAATTAAGGTGTCCAATATCGTTGCAACTTATGTATGATCCAGTCATCATTGCGTCCGGGCAAACATATGAAAGGATATGCATTGAGAAATGGTTCAGTGATGGGCATAGCACCTGCCCAAAGACTCAACAGAAACTCTCTCATCTCTCGTTGACTCCTAATTACTGTGTAAAGGGCCTAATTGCTTCTTGGTGTGAACAGAATGGAGTCTCTGTTCCTGATGGCCCCCCAGAGTCTCTTGACCTCAACTATTGGAGGCTGGCATTGTCTGAGTCTGAGTCTGCAAATTCAAGATCTATGGACAGTGTTGGTTCTTGCAAATTGAAGGGAGTTAAGGTTGTTCCTTTAGAAGAGAGCATTATCATAGAAGAGACTGGTATCACAGAGGAAGCTGAAGAAAATGAAACAGAAGATTTGTCTTGTAAACCAGAAGAGTCTGAGCTTGGTGTTTTGGACAGTTATCAGAATTTTCTGTCTGTCTTGAATGAGGGAGGAGATTTGAGGAGAAAGTGCAAAGTGGTGGAACAAATAAGGTTGTTGCTGAAGGATGACGAGGAGGGCAGGATTTTTATGGGGGCCAATGGCTTCGTGGAAGCTCTTTTGCAATTTCTAGACTCAGCTGTGCAGGAAGGGAATGTAATGGCTCAGGAAACTGGAGCCATGGCTCTGTTCAACCTAGCTGTCAACAATAGCAG AAATAAGGAAATGATGTTAGCAGCAGGAGTAATTCCATTGTTGGAGAAGATGATCTCCAATCCCAATTCCCATGGGTGTGCCACAGCACTCTATCTGAATTTATCCTTACTAGAAGAAGGCAAGCATATCGTTGGCTCAGGTCAAGCAATCTCTTTCTTAACGCAGGTCCTTCGAGCTAGTCCTGAACCCCAGTGCAAGCTTGATGCCCTTCATGCCCTCTATAATCTCTCTACCCTTCCTTCTAATGTTCCGAGCCTCCTTTCAGCTGGCATCGTCGGCGGTCTCCAATCGCTTCTTGCTGCCTCTGGTGATCAAACGTGGACAGAAAAAGTCATAGCTGTCCTTATAAATTTGGCTTCAAGCCAGTCAGGTAAGAATGAAATGGTATCAACACCTGGTCTTATTAGCGGACTGGCATCAATATTGGACATTGGTGAACCTGTTGAGCAGGAGCAGGCTGCCTCATGTCtcttaattttgtgtcatggaAATGAGAAATGCAGTCAAATGGTTCTACAAGAAGGGGTAATACCTGCATTGGTGTCAATCTCGGTGAATGGGACCTCGAGGGGGAAAGATAAATCTCAGAAACTCTTGATGCTGTTTCGGGAACAGCGACAACGAGACCAACCACCTGCTGAAATGCAGCCGGCTGAAAGTAGTATGAATGCCATGGCTGGTCCAGACTCAAAGCCACTATGTAAATCGATCTCTAGAAGGAAGATGGGGAAAGCTTTTAGCTTCTTCTGGAAAAGCAAGAACTACTCAGTTTATCAGTGTTAG